In Luteitalea sp., a genomic segment contains:
- a CDS encoding cupin domain-containing protein, with amino-acid sequence MNRRVSFCAGILTGTALTCGAWLAVQALPNEVRAQAGTTGQKNTSRIVLENDRVRVKDATFYPGDENPGMHTHDLPHVGVIIEGGTLMFRSPNEETETVELEAGGVGYREANVTHEPINTGSNPVRVIEVEIK; translated from the coding sequence ATGAATCGACGTGTGAGCTTTTGTGCAGGAATCCTAACGGGCACGGCGCTGACCTGCGGCGCGTGGCTCGCCGTTCAGGCGCTGCCCAATGAGGTGCGCGCCCAAGCCGGCACGACCGGCCAGAAGAACACCAGCCGCATCGTGCTGGAGAACGACCGCGTGCGCGTGAAGGACGCGACTTTTTATCCTGGCGACGAGAACCCCGGCATGCACACCCACGACTTGCCGCACGTCGGTGTCATCATCGAGGGCGGGACGCTCATGTTCCGGTCGCCGAATGAGGAGACCGAGACCGTGGAGCTCGAAGCCGGCGGCGTCGGTTATCGCGAAGCCAATGTGACGCACGAGCCCATCAATACAGGCAGCAACCCGGTCCGTGTGATCGAGGTGGAGATTAAGTAG
- a CDS encoding bacteriocin-protection protein yields the protein MKPRFFRRQSDFRRWLEANHEKARELWVGYYKTGSGKPSLTWPQSVDEALCFGWIDAVRKSIDEVSYTIRFTPRKPASVWSAINIKRAEELGGQGLMQPAGLRAFEARKENRSGIYSYENRPRTMAACLGRHRRRRRRGYLISTSITRTGLLPVLMGSCVTLASR from the coding sequence ATGAAGCCCAGGTTCTTTCGACGACAGTCCGATTTCCGGCGCTGGCTCGAGGCCAATCACGAGAAGGCGCGGGAGCTCTGGGTGGGCTACTACAAGACCGGCTCGGGCAAGCCAAGCCTTACCTGGCCCCAGTCGGTCGACGAGGCACTCTGCTTCGGCTGGATCGACGCCGTCCGCAAGAGCATCGACGAGGTCAGCTATACGATCCGCTTCACGCCGCGCAAGCCCGCGAGTGTCTGGAGCGCGATCAATATCAAACGAGCCGAGGAGCTTGGCGGACAGGGGCTCATGCAGCCGGCTGGTTTGCGGGCGTTCGAGGCGCGCAAAGAGAACAGATCCGGGATCTACTCGTACGAGAACAGACCTCGCACCATGGCGGCCTGTTTGGGACGACACCGCCGGCGCCGCCGACGTGGCTACTTAATCTCCACCTCGATCACACGGACCGGGTTGCTGCCTGTATTGATGGGCTCGTGCGTCACATTGGCTTCGCGATAA
- a CDS encoding ankyrin repeat domain-containing protein: MGATGPEFTKVVDEAKKAFEADDADRVRAIVERHPDLKALINEPIGPFDSPAITNVRSREMLDVLLDAGADINARTRWWAGGFGLLDCADPELAAYAIERGAAVDPHAAARLGMMDRLRELIAQDPGSVHARGGDGQTPLHFVSRVDIAEYLLDHGAEIDARDVDHESTPAQYMVGDRQDVARYLVSRGCKTDILMGVALGDLDLVRRHLDADPDGIRMRVSDECFPMVDKKAGGTIYQWTLGFHVSVHGVARKFGHQDILQVLLDHSPADVRLIDACWRGDEAAVHAIRAEQPDIIGRLSEADHRQVAHAARNNEISVVRLMLECGWPPDARGQHQATPLHWAAFHGNPDMARDVLRFDPPLELTDADFSGTPLRWAIYGSENGWYAKTGDYGATVDALIRAGATLPGAIEGSDAVRDALRRHGLSERSS, translated from the coding sequence ATGGGCGCGACCGGACCCGAGTTCACGAAGGTCGTCGACGAAGCGAAGAAGGCATTCGAAGCGGATGACGCAGATCGTGTCCGCGCGATTGTCGAGCGCCATCCCGATCTCAAGGCACTCATCAACGAGCCCATCGGGCCATTCGATTCGCCTGCGATTACCAACGTCCGCAGCCGCGAGATGTTAGACGTGCTGCTGGATGCGGGCGCTGACATCAACGCCAGGACCCGTTGGTGGGCGGGCGGCTTTGGGCTCCTCGACTGCGCAGATCCCGAGCTCGCAGCGTATGCCATCGAGCGTGGCGCGGCAGTGGATCCGCACGCGGCCGCGCGGCTCGGCATGATGGACAGACTACGGGAGCTCATCGCGCAAGATCCCGGCTCGGTCCATGCGCGCGGCGGGGATGGCCAGACGCCGCTGCACTTCGTCAGCAGGGTCGACATTGCAGAATACCTGCTCGATCACGGTGCCGAGATCGATGCGCGCGACGTGGATCATGAATCGACGCCCGCGCAGTATATGGTCGGCGATCGGCAAGACGTGGCTCGCTATCTGGTCTCGCGCGGCTGCAAGACCGACATCCTCATGGGAGTCGCGCTCGGCGATCTGGATCTCGTGCGGCGGCATCTCGATGCCGATCCGGATGGCATCCGGATGCGGGTGAGCGACGAGTGCTTCCCGATGGTCGACAAGAAGGCTGGCGGCACCATCTACCAGTGGACGCTTGGCTTCCATGTCTCGGTGCACGGCGTCGCCAGGAAGTTCGGTCACCAGGACATTCTGCAAGTCCTGCTCGACCACAGCCCGGCAGATGTTCGGCTCATCGACGCCTGCTGGCGTGGCGATGAAGCGGCGGTGCACGCGATCCGAGCCGAGCAGCCCGACATCATCGGTCGTCTATCCGAAGCGGACCACCGCCAGGTGGCGCACGCCGCGCGCAACAACGAGATTTCGGTCGTCCGGCTCATGCTGGAGTGTGGCTGGCCGCCGGACGCCAGAGGTCAGCACCAGGCGACGCCGCTCCACTGGGCCGCGTTTCACGGCAACCCGGACATGGCGCGTGACGTTCTGCGCTTCGATCCACCGCTGGAGCTGACCGACGCCGACTTCAGCGGAACGCCGCTGCGCTGGGCCATCTACGGTTCCGAGAACGGCTGGTACGCGAAGACGGGCGACTACGGCGCAACGGTCGATGCGCTGATTCGAGCCGGCGCGACGCTCCCTGGGGCCATTGAAGGCAGCGACGCCGTTCGAGACGCGCTTCGCCGCCACGGGTTGAGTGAGCGCTCGAGCTGA
- a CDS encoding methyltransferase domain-containing protein has protein sequence MPKMYDELASWWPLLSSPDEYAEEATFYGDALAAACERPPKTVLELGSGGGNNASHLKTRFELVLVEPSAGMRAVSRGLNPECEHVDGDMRTARLGRQFDAVFVHDAVCYMTKESDLRMAIETTFLHCRPGGAALFAPDFIRENFRSSTDHGGHDSQTGGLRYLEWTWDPDPADTTYVVDYAYLLRTPNGEMRVEHDRHVEGLFARADWLRLLSAAGFEPRAVPFEHSDLEPGSHEVFVAKKPGR, from the coding sequence ATGCCAAAGATGTACGACGAGCTCGCCTCGTGGTGGCCGCTTCTTTCCTCGCCGGACGAGTACGCAGAGGAAGCGACGTTCTACGGCGACGCGCTCGCGGCGGCGTGCGAGCGGCCGCCCAAGACCGTTCTCGAGCTGGGCAGTGGTGGCGGCAACAATGCCTCGCATCTGAAGACGCGCTTCGAGCTGGTGCTCGTCGAGCCGTCAGCCGGGATGCGGGCGGTCAGCCGCGGGCTGAACCCGGAGTGCGAGCACGTCGACGGCGACATGCGGACGGCGAGGCTGGGCCGTCAGTTCGATGCCGTCTTCGTCCACGACGCCGTCTGCTACATGACGAAGGAATCCGACCTGCGGATGGCAATCGAGACGACGTTTCTCCACTGCAGGCCAGGAGGTGCTGCGCTGTTTGCACCCGACTTCATCCGGGAGAACTTTCGCTCTTCGACCGACCACGGCGGTCACGACAGCCAGACAGGTGGCCTTCGGTACCTCGAATGGACGTGGGATCCGGACCCAGCCGACACCACGTACGTTGTCGACTACGCTTACCTGCTGCGCACGCCGAACGGCGAGATGCGCGTCGAGCACGACCGGCACGTCGAAGGTCTGTTCGCCCGAGCAGACTGGCTCCGCCTGCTGTCGGCGGCGGGGTTCGAGCCGCGCGCCGTGCCGTTCGAGCATTCGGACCTGGAGCCTGGCTCACACGAAGTGTTCGTGGCGAAGAAGCCGGGCCGCTGA
- a CDS encoding helix-turn-helix domain-containing protein: protein MHDLPGFDRASLDRARLSRDPRFDGKFFIAVTSTGIYCRPICPVRSPKPAHIRYYATAAAAAAAGFRPCLRCRPEAAPGTPAWLGTSAVVRRALRLIDDGALDHDSVDELAARVGIGSRHLHRLFLQHVGASPITFAQTRRLHFAKRLLDETDLPITEIALAAGFRSLRRFNAAFQGTYGRAPRELRGGRRGGLATDDRDEVVLRLAFRPPYDWIQVRDYLAARAVPGVERVDSRGYARTVASEAGHAVVCVRALDNEDALELRVRGAVPAALFQLSSAVRRAFDLAADSARIANALAPDPLLASLVERSPGLRIPGAWDPFECAVRAALGEHQSVAAARTRAARVVARCGRPIADGCDGLTHLFPSTGALAAADLEGLGLSATRINTLRVLARVVSEGALDLDGPVEGVGAALRSLCGFDASMAQYVALRALGEPDAFPSADPLLRRRAAPNGMPLTTRGLEARAEAWRPWRGYAALHLWRAADHPGPHARR, encoded by the coding sequence ATGCACGACCTCCCAGGCTTCGACCGCGCGTCCCTGGACCGCGCGCGCCTGAGCCGCGACCCGCGCTTCGACGGGAAGTTCTTCATCGCGGTGACCTCGACCGGCATCTACTGCAGGCCAATCTGTCCCGTTCGAAGTCCGAAGCCGGCACACATACGCTATTACGCCACAGCCGCCGCGGCAGCCGCCGCCGGTTTTCGTCCCTGCCTACGCTGTCGTCCCGAAGCCGCGCCCGGCACGCCGGCGTGGCTCGGCACATCAGCCGTTGTGCGCCGAGCGCTGCGGCTGATCGACGATGGCGCCTTGGATCACGACTCGGTGGACGAGCTCGCGGCGCGCGTGGGGATCGGGTCGCGTCACCTCCATCGTCTGTTCTTGCAGCACGTGGGCGCGTCGCCCATCACATTTGCGCAGACGCGCCGGCTCCACTTCGCCAAGCGCCTCCTCGACGAGACCGATCTGCCGATCACGGAGATTGCGCTGGCGGCAGGCTTCCGAAGCCTGCGGCGCTTCAACGCCGCCTTTCAGGGGACCTACGGGCGCGCACCGCGCGAGCTCCGGGGAGGCCGGCGCGGCGGGCTCGCCACCGACGACCGAGACGAAGTGGTTCTGAGGCTGGCGTTCCGCCCGCCGTACGACTGGATTCAGGTGCGCGACTATCTCGCCGCGCGCGCGGTGCCCGGAGTCGAGCGCGTCGACTCACGCGGCTACGCCCGCACGGTCGCTTCGGAGGCTGGACACGCCGTCGTGTGCGTGCGGGCTCTAGACAACGAGGATGCGCTGGAGCTCCGCGTCAGGGGCGCCGTGCCGGCGGCGCTGTTCCAGCTTTCCTCGGCCGTGCGTCGCGCGTTCGACCTTGCCGCCGACTCGGCGCGGATTGCCAACGCCCTGGCTCCGGATCCACTGCTTGCTTCGCTGGTCGAGCGCAGCCCAGGGCTCCGTATTCCCGGTGCCTGGGATCCCTTCGAATGCGCGGTGCGTGCTGCGCTCGGCGAGCACCAGAGCGTTGCGGCAGCGCGGACACGGGCAGCGCGCGTGGTGGCGCGCTGCGGGCGCCCGATTGCAGATGGATGCGACGGGTTGACGCACCTGTTCCCATCAACGGGTGCCCTCGCCGCCGCCGACCTCGAAGGGCTTGGTCTCTCGGCCACACGGATCAACACCCTGCGCGTGCTCGCGCGCGTCGTCTCTGAAGGCGCGCTCGACCTCGACGGCCCCGTCGAGGGGGTGGGTGCCGCGCTGCGATCGCTGTGCGGGTTCGATGCCTCGATGGCGCAGTATGTCGCGCTCCGCGCACTCGGCGAGCCAGACGCGTTTCCGTCTGCAGATCCCCTGCTTCGTCGCAGGGCCGCTCCCAATGGCATGCCGCTGACCACCCGCGGACTCGAAGCACGTGCCGAGGCGTGGCGGCCCTGGCGCGGTTACGCGGCGCTGCATCTCTGGCGCGCAGCCGACCATCCCGGTCCGCATGCGCGGAGGTGA
- a CDS encoding DUF4440 domain-containing protein, with product MPGVSYSDAGQVGDQTQPRPDEASDIAALTTLNEDYVQAVRSSDVKRFEEILADDFLCTLGDGSQIDRRHFLEEIAKPMKASNLEVHDVNVRLMGDVAIVHARTSYTTEDGEPGESRYTDVWARRDGRWLAVSAQITRVAATK from the coding sequence ATGCCCGGCGTCTCTTACAGTGACGCCGGGCAGGTGGGTGACCAGACACAGCCGCGCCCTGACGAGGCATCCGACATCGCCGCGCTGACGACGCTCAATGAAGACTATGTGCAGGCCGTCCGGAGCTCTGACGTGAAGCGGTTCGAGGAGATCCTGGCAGACGACTTTCTCTGCACACTGGGCGACGGATCGCAGATCGATCGAAGGCATTTCCTGGAAGAGATCGCCAAGCCGATGAAGGCTTCGAATCTCGAGGTCCACGACGTCAACGTGCGCCTCATGGGCGACGTCGCGATCGTTCACGCGCGGACCTCGTACACGACCGAGGATGGCGAGCCGGGAGAGTCCCGCTACACGGACGTCTGGGCACGACGCGATGGCCGCTGGCTCGCGGTCTCGGCACAGATCACGCGCGTGGCCGCCACCAAGTGA
- a CDS encoding TonB-dependent receptor plug domain-containing protein — protein sequence MRRSAVVLLMTLTFAVPAFAQEQRASIEGTVTDTSGAVLPGATVEARSAAGVVVSTVTNDSGVYRFPVLRPGAYDVTATLDGFAPQRVSGINLSLGQILRADLALVLQGVTEQVQVTSEVPLIDVRQSARSANIRDEYIERLPKGRDFTTLVTQAPGANDEMKLGGLSIDGASAGENRYVIDGTETTNVRNGTSGKMLVVDFIDEVQVKSSGYQAEYGGATGGVVNVITKSGTNQFHGDAGFYYSGSGLTTGSYFPGSTAGATDPTGNVSAVRTTTLRLNPSDTSNAEHINYPADTSSRWEPGFTIGGPLAKDSLWFFGGYQPSLLTIDRTVTLAADQSDVTRARRIRDHHASGNVTAQIASQLRLRGSFNSSSAVRDGLLPAIDGTDPTGTLYDIKSTFPNYAYSGSADYVASPRLLLSARVGYFFEDRTDENIPQGPLYLFGSTTNLGMAGVATDLQRPAGFRSLPTNTETTRDNLNRLDFQADATWYANLAGEHAFKGGAQVNRIGNDVFFGETGNRVSLFWDQAYQGNGFAQRGEFGYYGVRSNGVDPNLGFLRAGNVESNSIGLFVQDAWTINNRLTLNLGLRTEKEDLPSFNEFSGISFGFGEKIAPRAGFAWDLRGDGRTKVYGSWGIFYDIMKYELPRGSFGGEHWLDYVFTLDMPNWPDLIGDGCIPNCPGTLLKGPIDRRHPSNDPADQTVDADLKPMKMQEAVAGLEHELFSGVSATVRYVHKQIDVAVEDIGTLDASSNEIYTIGNPGVGQGRYFFVAGTDLRKQLPKAVRDYDSVELALNRRLANNWGVRVSYLWSRLYGNYSGLSQSDEDGRLSPNVGRLFDYPIMSFGEDGQPVLGVLATDRPHQFKTQFIYTFPFGTGVGVNQYVASGIPTTREAAFIGSSFYPVPYRGRNSDGRTPMFTQTNLLLQHELRLGARNRLQLMMDVQNLFDEKTATNRFPTELASGQAVGVSEIDFYNGVNTQQLIEDQQLVRDARFLMDGAFEAPRSIRVAVKLLF from the coding sequence ATGCGCAGAAGTGCTGTTGTCTTGCTGATGACGCTCACCTTCGCTGTTCCGGCGTTTGCCCAAGAGCAACGGGCATCCATCGAGGGAACGGTCACCGATACCTCGGGTGCGGTGCTACCAGGTGCGACCGTCGAGGCCCGGAGCGCCGCGGGCGTCGTGGTCTCGACCGTGACCAATGACTCAGGCGTCTATCGCTTCCCAGTACTGCGTCCTGGCGCCTATGACGTGACGGCGACGCTCGATGGGTTCGCCCCGCAGAGAGTCTCTGGCATCAACCTGTCGCTGGGCCAGATTCTGCGCGCCGACCTTGCCCTCGTGCTGCAAGGCGTGACCGAGCAGGTGCAGGTGACCAGCGAGGTGCCGCTCATCGACGTGCGTCAGAGCGCCCGGTCGGCGAACATCCGTGATGAGTACATCGAGCGCTTGCCGAAAGGGCGAGACTTCACCACGCTCGTGACACAGGCTCCCGGTGCCAACGACGAGATGAAGCTCGGTGGCCTGTCGATCGACGGCGCGAGCGCGGGGGAGAATCGCTACGTCATCGACGGCACGGAGACGACCAACGTACGCAACGGCACCTCGGGCAAGATGCTGGTTGTTGACTTCATCGACGAAGTTCAGGTGAAGTCGTCTGGATACCAGGCCGAATACGGCGGCGCTACCGGCGGTGTCGTCAATGTGATCACGAAGAGCGGGACGAACCAGTTCCACGGGGATGCGGGCTTCTACTACAGCGGATCGGGTCTCACCACCGGCTCGTACTTTCCGGGAAGCACTGCGGGCGCGACCGATCCCACCGGGAACGTCTCTGCCGTGCGCACCACGACACTGCGTCTGAACCCGAGCGACACGTCGAACGCGGAGCATATCAACTACCCCGCGGACACCTCGTCGCGATGGGAGCCGGGCTTCACCATTGGCGGCCCACTCGCCAAGGACAGCCTCTGGTTCTTCGGTGGGTATCAGCCCTCCCTGCTGACGATCGATCGCACCGTGACGCTCGCGGCGGACCAATCAGACGTCACGCGCGCCAGGCGTATCCGCGATCACCATGCAAGCGGCAACGTAACCGCGCAGATTGCCAGCCAGCTTCGGCTGCGCGGGTCCTTCAACTCGAGCAGCGCCGTCCGTGACGGCCTGCTTCCGGCCATCGACGGCACGGATCCAACCGGCACGCTCTACGACATCAAGTCGACGTTTCCCAACTACGCCTACTCCGGCAGCGCCGACTACGTGGCCAGCCCTCGGCTCCTGCTCTCGGCTCGCGTCGGGTATTTCTTCGAAGATCGGACGGACGAGAACATTCCGCAGGGGCCGCTGTATCTCTTCGGATCGACCACCAACCTCGGGATGGCGGGCGTCGCGACGGACCTGCAGCGGCCCGCTGGGTTCCGGAGCCTGCCGACCAACACCGAGACCACGCGAGACAACTTGAATCGCCTGGACTTCCAGGCTGATGCTACCTGGTACGCGAACCTCGCCGGGGAGCATGCCTTCAAGGGTGGAGCTCAAGTGAACCGCATCGGCAACGACGTGTTCTTCGGCGAGACCGGCAACCGCGTGAGCCTGTTCTGGGATCAGGCGTACCAGGGCAACGGATTCGCGCAGCGCGGCGAGTTCGGCTACTACGGCGTGCGGAGCAACGGTGTCGACCCCAACCTCGGCTTCCTGCGCGCTGGGAACGTCGAGAGCAACAGCATCGGCCTCTTCGTCCAGGATGCCTGGACGATCAACAACCGCCTCACGCTCAACCTCGGCCTGCGCACCGAGAAGGAGGATCTACCGTCGTTCAACGAGTTCTCCGGGATCAGCTTCGGCTTCGGCGAGAAGATCGCGCCGCGCGCCGGCTTTGCGTGGGACCTCCGCGGTGACGGCCGCACGAAGGTCTACGGAAGTTGGGGGATCTTCTACGACATCATGAAGTACGAGCTGCCGCGCGGCAGCTTCGGCGGCGAGCACTGGCTCGACTACGTCTTCACACTCGACATGCCGAACTGGCCGGACCTGATTGGTGATGGGTGCATCCCGAATTGCCCGGGCACGCTGCTCAAGGGCCCCATCGATCGCCGGCATCCGTCGAACGATCCGGCCGACCAGACCGTCGATGCCGACTTGAAGCCGATGAAGATGCAGGAGGCCGTAGCGGGCCTCGAGCACGAGCTGTTCTCCGGCGTGTCGGCAACGGTGCGCTATGTGCACAAACAGATCGACGTGGCGGTGGAAGACATCGGCACGCTCGACGCCAGCTCGAATGAGATCTACACGATCGGCAACCCTGGCGTCGGCCAGGGCCGGTATTTCTTCGTTGCTGGGACCGATCTCCGCAAGCAGCTTCCGAAAGCCGTGCGCGACTATGACAGCGTCGAGCTCGCGTTGAACCGTCGGCTGGCGAACAACTGGGGCGTGAGGGTCAGCTATCTGTGGAGCCGGCTGTACGGCAACTACTCGGGGCTCTCGCAGTCGGACGAGGATGGCCGCCTGAGCCCGAATGTGGGCCGCCTGTTCGACTATCCAATCATGAGCTTTGGTGAGGACGGCCAGCCGGTGCTCGGCGTCCTCGCCACGGACCGGCCGCACCAGTTCAAGACGCAGTTCATCTACACGTTCCCGTTTGGCACTGGCGTCGGGGTCAACCAATACGTTGCGAGCGGTATTCCGACCACGAGGGAGGCTGCCTTCATCGGCAGCAGCTTCTACCCTGTGCCCTATCGCGGGAGGAACAGTGACGGGAGGACGCCAATGTTCACGCAGACCAATCTGTTGCTCCAGCACGAGCTGCGGCTGGGTGCGCGGAACCGCCTGCAATTGATGATGGACGTGCAGAACCTCTTCGATGAGAAGACGGCGACCAACCGCTTCCCAACCGAGCTCGCATCCGGCCAAGCCGTTGGTGTCAGCGAGATTGACTTCTACAACGGCGTCAACACGCAGCAATTGATCGAAGATCAACAACTGGTGCGCGACGCGCGGTTCCTCATGGACGGCGCGTTCGAAGCACCGCGATCGATTCGCGTTGCGGTGAAGCTGCTGTTCTGA
- a CDS encoding FtsX-like permease family protein yields MASRIALGATGGNVLRLVMREGVLLTVAGLALGLVGATMLTGVLRHLLVAISPLDPVSFAGAFLVLAAVALGASAAPAWRAARVDPLIALRRE; encoded by the coding sequence TTGGCATCCCGCATCGCGCTCGGCGCCACTGGCGGAAACGTCTTGCGTCTCGTCATGCGGGAAGGCGTCCTGCTCACAGTCGCGGGCCTGGCGCTGGGGCTTGTCGGTGCAACGATGCTCACCGGCGTCCTGCGACATCTGCTGGTTGCGATCAGCCCCTTGGATCCGGTGAGCTTCGCAGGCGCCTTCCTGGTTCTGGCGGCGGTTGCGCTTGGCGCCTCGGCCGCCCCTGCCTGGCGCGCAGCACGGGTCGATCCCCTCATCGCGCTGCGCCGCGAGTAG
- a CDS encoding septal ring lytic transglycosylase RlpA family protein yields MRSSPFIAVRSVVIVILVAAACVLAACATRTAKVGPAGPAVERQSGIASFYAKDFHGRTTASGARFNMHAMTAAHPAYAFGTKLRVTNLTNGRSTVVTVNDRGPAAWTRSRGVIIDLSYGAAKKLGFVRKGLQRVALEVISWGDGGRRQ; encoded by the coding sequence ATGCGATCCAGCCCATTCATTGCCGTGCGGTCGGTCGTCATCGTCATCTTGGTTGCCGCAGCGTGCGTCCTCGCGGCCTGCGCGACACGCACTGCGAAGGTCGGTCCGGCGGGCCCCGCCGTTGAGCGACAAAGCGGTATCGCCTCGTTCTACGCCAAGGATTTCCATGGCCGAACGACAGCAAGTGGCGCGCGATTCAACATGCATGCGATGACGGCGGCACATCCTGCGTACGCATTCGGGACGAAGTTGCGCGTCACGAATCTCACGAACGGCCGGAGCACTGTCGTAACAGTCAACGATCGCGGGCCGGCGGCCTGGACCAGATCTCGCGGTGTGATTATCGATCTCTCCTATGGAGCTGCGAAGAAGCTCGGCTTTGTGCGTAAGGGTCTTCAACGCGTGGCGCTGGAGGTGATCTCTTGGGGCGACGGAGGCCGGCGGCAGTAA
- a CDS encoding phosphodiesterase: MAHQTRREFIRAAAAMGATIAWAGPPGCSRARWVERRELFAQGVASGDPGTTSALLWTRVSAAGSTPAVSLTVQVAEDPAFDRVITTAATRALAVADHTCRVLVGGLHPGRTYWYRFSDEEGNGSRIGRTRTAAADDDSRPVRFAFVSCQNVCEGAQNAYRRMIFEDERAAPEDQLGFVLHLGDFIYEVVQYPEDQPEARRYDRRLRDVVRFPDGEQILTFRIPATLADYRALYRAYLQDPDLQDARARWPFVAIWDNHEFSWLGWQSFQRFDDKVRPAQTRKVAANQAWFEYQPARVRHAGGPSLERFDPPPVEDAPIESFDDEGLGREPNNLAAIGSLTASRTVRWGRHLELLLTDQHSYRGQEPSSRPEAPPLSNDDFPELYPQEVLEILDAGRTYAGGRPPDTIRDNGQEVPNFRKDESPQTILGAKQKAWFLQRLRASGATWKVWGNSLGTLDWRADPQNLPVGLAAPWPGAGYACFGGGGDWGTAYTERAEIYDAVRDADITGFVTVSGDRHSFWAGLAAAGLPPSAFEPVGVAFITGSVSAAGLVEAFEHRFPKDHPLRPLYLAEVDGKVQPAVNLLLHHGVGACLEYQRTGDLERARRASNADLSPHVAFVDMGGHGYADVRLAADSMECEFVCIPRPLERSSGVDGGPVRYRVAHRVALWRSGERPRLEQRVVEGDPGLAV; encoded by the coding sequence ATGGCTCATCAGACGCGAAGGGAATTCATCCGGGCTGCGGCAGCCATGGGAGCGACAATCGCCTGGGCAGGCCCGCCCGGCTGCTCGCGTGCGCGGTGGGTCGAGCGACGTGAGTTGTTCGCACAGGGCGTCGCCTCTGGCGATCCTGGCACGACGAGCGCGCTGCTGTGGACGCGCGTATCCGCGGCCGGATCCACGCCAGCCGTCTCGCTGACAGTGCAGGTTGCCGAGGATCCTGCCTTCGACCGCGTCATCACGACAGCAGCAACCCGTGCCCTTGCCGTTGCCGATCATACCTGCCGCGTGCTGGTCGGTGGCCTGCATCCCGGCCGCACATACTGGTATCGATTCTCGGACGAGGAGGGGAACGGTAGCCGAATCGGGCGGACGCGGACCGCGGCGGCCGACGATGACTCGCGTCCCGTGCGCTTCGCCTTTGTGAGTTGTCAGAACGTCTGCGAGGGCGCGCAGAACGCCTACCGGCGGATGATCTTCGAGGACGAGCGCGCCGCGCCGGAGGACCAACTGGGGTTCGTGCTGCATCTAGGCGATTTCATCTACGAGGTCGTGCAGTACCCAGAAGATCAACCGGAGGCACGCCGCTATGATCGGCGATTGCGCGATGTCGTTCGCTTCCCGGACGGCGAGCAGATATTGACCTTTCGGATTCCTGCGACGTTGGCCGACTACCGTGCCCTCTATCGCGCGTATCTCCAGGATCCGGATCTGCAGGACGCGCGGGCGCGCTGGCCGTTCGTTGCCATCTGGGACAACCACGAATTCTCCTGGCTCGGATGGCAGTCGTTCCAACGCTTCGACGACAAGGTGCGCCCGGCGCAGACGCGCAAGGTGGCTGCCAACCAAGCGTGGTTCGAGTATCAGCCCGCGCGTGTGAGGCATGCGGGCGGGCCGTCGCTCGAGCGCTTCGATCCGCCGCCGGTCGAGGACGCGCCGATCGAGAGCTTCGATGATGAAGGCCTGGGGCGGGAGCCCAACAACCTTGCCGCGATTGGGAGCCTTACCGCCTCTCGTACGGTGCGCTGGGGGCGGCACCTCGAGCTGCTCCTCACCGATCAGCACAGCTATCGCGGGCAGGAGCCCAGCAGCCGGCCGGAAGCGCCGCCGCTCTCCAACGACGACTTCCCGGAGTTGTATCCCCAGGAAGTTCTGGAGATCCTCGACGCCGGACGGACGTATGCAGGGGGCCGCCCACCGGACACCATTCGCGACAACGGCCAGGAGGTGCCCAACTTCCGGAAGGATGAGTCGCCACAAACGATCCTGGGCGCGAAGCAGAAGGCGTGGTTCCTGCAGCGCCTGCGCGCATCGGGCGCCACCTGGAAGGTGTGGGGCAACTCGCTCGGCACACTCGATTGGCGCGCCGACCCGCAGAACCTACCTGTGGGGCTGGCCGCCCCGTGGCCGGGCGCTGGGTACGCCTGCTTCGGTGGCGGGGGCGATTGGGGCACCGCCTACACGGAGCGTGCCGAGATCTACGACGCCGTGCGCGACGCGGATATCACAGGCTTCGTCACGGTCTCGGGCGACCGGCACAGCTTCTGGGCGGGCCTGGCCGCCGCAGGACTCCCGCCCTCGGCGTTCGAGCCGGTCGGGGTAGCGTTCATCACCGGTTCGGTCTCAGCGGCCGGCCTCGTGGAAGCCTTCGAGCACCGCTTTCCAAAGGACCATCCGCTGCGGCCACTGTACCTAGCAGAGGTTGACGGGAAGGTGCAGCCTGCCGTGAACCTCCTGCTGCACCACGGCGTCGGCGCATGCCTCGAGTATCAGCGGACCGGGGACCTCGAGCGCGCACGTCGCGCGTCGAACGCCGACCTGTCACCGCACGTGGCGTTTGTCGACATGGGCGGTCACGGGTACGCGGACGTGCGGCTCGCCGCTGACTCGATGGAATGCGAGTTCGTGTGCATCCCACGGCCGTTGGAGCGCAGCTCCGGCGTGGACGGCGGGCCGGTCCGTTATCGCGTGGCACACCGCGTCGCGCTTTGGCGAAGCGGAGAACGGCCTCGCCTCGAGCAGCGCGTCGTCGAGGGCGATCCGGGGCTGGCAGTCTAG